From a region of the Cenarchaeum symbiont of Oopsacas minuta genome:
- a CDS encoding ribosomal protein L21e, producing MTTKKPSGRSHGFRHKSRSIMTKKAPRGVSFLLRKYAEGDRALVIIDPRQHKGLPHRRYHGKVGIITNVDRRTLTLDIKLGNKSKTLITRFDHVKPFGV from the coding sequence ATGACAACAAAAAAGCCATCAGGTCGTTCACATGGATTCAGACATAAATCAAGATCAATTATGACAAAAAAGGCTCCAAGAGGTGTCTCATTTTTACTACGAAAGTATGCTGAAGGAGATCGTGCACTCGTGATAATAGATCCAAGACAGCACAAAGGTTTACCACATAGAAGATATCATGGAAAAGTTGGAATTATTACAAATGTCGATAGAAGAACATTAACGCTAGACATAAAACTTGGAAACAAAAGTAAAACCCTCATTACAAGGTTTGATCATGTAAAACCCTTTGGTGTATAA
- a CDS encoding delta-aminolevulinic acid dehydratase translates to MRDLVRESSLSPTDLVLPMFVQDGIDSPVDIKSMPEMRRLPIKDIAAEASSAADLGIPAIMLFGIPTTKDDIGSAAYEDKGAIQQAISSIRSVLGEKIVVMADVCLCQYTLSGHCGLEKNGKIDNDSSLTTLARIAVSQADAGVNVVSPSAMMDGQVATIRSALDDAGHEDVAIMSHSAKHRSSFYSPFRNAAECAPKFGDRKTYQVPYTNGREAISELQADYDEGVDMLMIKPALAYLDLIAEAKRRFTTPIAAYSVSGEFALVKAASMQGWVNEDEITHEILSSIKRAGADIIMTYFAKQVAQKLAEYR, encoded by the coding sequence ATGCGGGATCTTGTGCGTGAGAGCTCTCTGAGTCCAACAGACCTTGTACTTCCAATGTTCGTTCAAGATGGAATAGATTCACCCGTCGATATAAAATCAATGCCAGAGATGCGCCGTCTTCCTATAAAAGATATAGCAGCTGAGGCAAGTTCTGCAGCAGATCTTGGAATACCTGCAATTATGCTGTTTGGCATACCAACCACAAAAGATGATATAGGTTCTGCAGCATACGAAGATAAAGGTGCCATACAACAAGCCATATCTTCCATACGTTCCGTCTTGGGAGAAAAAATTGTTGTAATGGCAGATGTCTGTCTTTGTCAATACACACTGTCAGGACACTGCGGTCTTGAGAAAAATGGTAAAATTGATAATGATTCAAGTCTTACCACACTTGCACGTATCGCAGTGAGTCAGGCAGATGCTGGCGTTAATGTGGTATCTCCTTCTGCAATGATGGACGGACAGGTAGCAACTATTAGATCCGCTCTAGACGATGCAGGGCATGAGGATGTGGCCATAATGTCACATTCAGCAAAACATCGTTCTTCATTTTATTCGCCGTTTCGTAATGCTGCCGAATGTGCTCCAAAGTTTGGTGATAGAAAAACATACCAAGTCCCGTATACAAACGGACGCGAAGCGATTAGTGAGTTACAGGCAGATTATGATGAAGGAGTAGATATGTTGATGATAAAACCTGCCCTTGCTTATCTTGATCTTATAGCAGAGGCAAAAAGGCGATTTACTACACCCATAGCAGCGTACAGTGTATCTGGCGAGTTTGCACTAGTAAAGGCTGCATCCATGCAAGGATGGGTAAACGAAGATGAGATAACACATGAAATTTTATCATCTATAAAAAGAGCAGGTGCAGATATTATAATGACATATTTTGCAAAACAAGTAGCCCAAAAGTTGGCAGAATATAGATGA
- a CDS encoding RNA polymerase Rpb4, translating into MEEIKKKQPISISEVKGILSKSNIDDMDQFQRWTFDYVTKFSVLEPADAKKIRQRLVKECKLTEEESAEIVNIGPSTLAELRAFTFGWKKLILAETLDKMLAIIKGKS; encoded by the coding sequence ATGGAAGAGATCAAGAAAAAACAACCCATATCAATATCCGAAGTAAAGGGAATATTATCAAAGAGTAACATAGATGACATGGATCAGTTTCAACGTTGGACATTTGATTACGTCACAAAGTTTTCGGTATTAGAACCAGCTGATGCAAAAAAAATAAGACAGCGTCTCGTAAAAGAATGTAAACTTACTGAAGAAGAATCTGCAGAAATTGTAAACATTGGACCAAGCACTTTGGCAGAACTCCGTGCATTTACATTTGGATGGAAAAAGCTCATACTAGCAGAGACACTAGACAAAATGCTTGCCATTATAAAGGGAAAATCATAG
- a CDS encoding putative membrane protein: MDIFGMFAELSYAGVLAILVAVNTAPLLMPPTWIILSSFYILDPTFNPIYLALVGATGATVGRFMLKRLSGLFRRFVNVEQKSNLDYISCYLKNKKFGYAIASFLFAATPLPSNMLFVAYGLMRARSIGLYLGFWMGRVISYYIMISISQIVLHPFLELFEDKLVGILVADVVGVAVVVLFASIKWRILVKERKIQFTRPRIWKL, from the coding sequence ATGGATATTTTTGGAATGTTTGCAGAACTATCTTATGCTGGAGTATTGGCAATACTAGTAGCAGTTAACACTGCTCCACTCTTGATGCCTCCTACGTGGATAATTCTCTCTTCATTTTATATCCTAGATCCAACATTCAATCCGATATATCTTGCATTGGTAGGAGCTACGGGTGCTACAGTAGGACGGTTTATGTTGAAAAGACTAAGTGGATTATTTAGAAGATTTGTAAATGTAGAACAAAAATCCAACCTTGATTATATATCATGTTATTTAAAAAATAAAAAATTTGGTTATGCTATTGCATCATTTCTCTTTGCTGCAACACCACTTCCAAGTAATATGCTTTTTGTAGCATATGGATTAATGCGAGCCCGTAGTATTGGACTATATCTAGGATTTTGGATGGGCAGAGTGATTTCATATTATATAATGATATCAATAAGTCAGATAGTATTACATCCATTTTTAGAATTGTTTGAAGACAAATTGGTTGGAATACTGGTGGCAGATGTTGTAGGAGTCGCCGTGGTTGTATTGTTTGCGTCTATAAAATGGAGAATATTGGTAAAGGAAAGAAAGATTCAGTTTACAAGACCTCGCATATGGAAACTCTAA
- a CDS encoding Glutamyl-tRNA reductase: MNNVALVNARVTFRRSPIHVLEKFMFKNTEIALVEFKRRSGFEECVIVQTCNRVEVYGTVTDLDYKKISNTWAELAGIDDNTISRNIEFSLGCEVTSHLLHLTSGLESMVIGEEQILGQIRGSISAAKEAGSSGRRLDALFDRSVRAGARIRKSTGLGRGGTSVGSMAVKLAEENVEDIKTKRILLIGTGEISSLVAKSLIRRGYEFSVASRTHERSKSFCETMGGGSAIKFEDAFERFGEYDVMFVATSAPYFLVTHEKIATAKENGSKGIMILDLSNPRTVDERVATLNGIKLMNLDQIAEMVDKNARKKEAKLREIKNIISEEIPIIEMSMNRLDAEPIVSNIFKSIESRRQKELQKALRILGEMDVEKTKVIDDLTKAIVESTISTPMNNLRKASEEGKTNVLDAASRLFDYDDSN; encoded by the coding sequence TTGAATAATGTGGCGCTTGTAAACGCTCGCGTGACGTTTCGTAGATCACCGATACATGTATTAGAAAAATTCATGTTCAAGAATACAGAGATAGCACTTGTCGAGTTTAAAAGACGCTCTGGGTTTGAAGAATGTGTCATAGTTCAGACATGTAATAGAGTCGAGGTGTATGGTACGGTTACAGATCTAGATTATAAAAAAATAAGCAATACATGGGCAGAGCTTGCTGGAATAGATGATAATACAATCTCCAGAAATATCGAGTTTAGTCTTGGCTGCGAAGTTACAAGTCATCTTTTGCATCTAACTTCAGGACTTGAATCAATGGTAATCGGAGAGGAACAGATTCTTGGGCAGATACGTGGTTCCATATCCGCTGCCAAAGAGGCCGGTTCGAGTGGGCGCAGACTTGATGCGCTTTTTGATAGATCTGTTCGTGCAGGAGCACGCATCAGAAAATCTACTGGACTTGGACGCGGTGGTACTTCGGTGGGTTCAATGGCAGTAAAGCTTGCAGAAGAGAACGTTGAGGATATTAAAACAAAACGGATTTTGCTCATTGGAACCGGTGAGATATCGAGCCTTGTTGCAAAGTCACTAATACGACGTGGGTATGAATTCTCCGTCGCAAGTCGTACACATGAAAGATCAAAATCATTTTGTGAAACAATGGGCGGAGGATCTGCAATAAAATTTGAGGATGCCTTTGAAAGATTTGGAGAATATGATGTGATGTTTGTGGCAACTTCTGCTCCATACTTTTTAGTCACACATGAAAAGATCGCCACAGCCAAAGAGAATGGTTCTAAAGGCATCATGATATTAGATCTTTCAAACCCTCGTACGGTCGATGAGCGCGTAGCCACATTAAATGGCATAAAACTGATGAATCTAGATCAGATAGCCGAGATGGTAGACAAGAATGCTCGTAAAAAAGAGGCAAAACTACGTGAGATTAAAAACATAATTAGTGAGGAGATTCCCATTATCGAGATGTCCATGAACCGTCTAGACGCAGAACCAATAGTAAGTAACATATTCAAAAGTATAGAATCGCGCAGACAAAAAGAACTTCAAAAGGCTCTACGTATACTTGGTGAGATGGACGTAGAAAAGACAAAGGTTATAGACGATCTGACAAAGGCCATAGTAGAGAGCACAATATCCACACCCATGAACAATCTCAGAAAAGCCTCAGAAGAAGGTAAAACAAACGTGCTTGATGCAGCCTCAAGGCTATTTGACTATGATGATTCTAACTAG
- a CDS encoding transcriptional regulator AsnC family codes for MDELDRVILNEIQWTFPLVQRPYDSLAKKFDQTPNEVKMRIQRLRDKGILRQLSAIFDTRRLGYKSSLVAAKIEPDKLDIVAEKINRHPGVSHNYERDHEFNLWFTLAVPPDSDLKTELNKFSKTLGIIKMRMLPTIQLFKIGVKLDMVKEEKHDVKPTEQKKKIDNIEFKPTEDDKKFIRALQKDLPVTDRPFLQAAKSLGMTEEKIFEKLVYYEKIGVMRRYAAILRHRDAGFMANGMIVWNVPKNRISKVGETLGAFPQVSHCYERPSYPDWPYNVFSMIHCTTKEEAEEMAKTIQKEVNVEEYRILFSLREFKKTRVEYFMEEKTKSVT; via the coding sequence ATGGACGAACTAGACAGAGTAATTCTCAACGAGATACAATGGACTTTTCCGCTAGTTCAAAGACCGTATGACTCACTTGCCAAGAAATTCGATCAGACCCCAAATGAAGTAAAGATGCGTATACAACGACTCCGAGATAAAGGCATACTGCGTCAATTGAGTGCGATATTTGACACACGTCGTCTCGGATACAAAAGCTCACTTGTAGCTGCAAAGATTGAACCCGATAAATTGGATATCGTAGCTGAAAAGATAAATCGCCATCCTGGAGTAAGTCACAATTATGAACGAGATCATGAATTTAATCTGTGGTTTACACTTGCAGTACCTCCAGATTCTGATTTAAAGACAGAGCTAAACAAATTTTCAAAAACATTAGGGATAATAAAAATGCGAATGCTTCCAACTATACAACTCTTCAAAATTGGTGTTAAACTTGATATGGTAAAAGAAGAGAAACATGATGTAAAACCAACCGAACAGAAAAAAAAGATAGACAATATAGAATTCAAACCAACCGAAGATGACAAAAAGTTTATCAGAGCACTACAAAAAGATCTACCTGTAACTGATAGGCCATTTTTACAAGCTGCAAAATCATTGGGAATGACTGAAGAAAAAATATTTGAAAAACTTGTATACTATGAAAAGATCGGCGTAATGAGAAGATATGCTGCAATATTGCGCCACCGCGATGCTGGATTTATGGCAAACGGAATGATTGTATGGAATGTACCAAAGAATCGTATATCAAAAGTGGGTGAAACATTGGGTGCATTTCCACAGGTAAGTCATTGTTATGAACGTCCATCATATCCAGATTGGCCGTACAATGTTTTTTCAATGATACACTGCACCACAAAAGAAGAGGCTGAAGAGATGGCAAAAACAATACAAAAAGAGGTTAATGTTGAAGAATATCGAATACTATTTAGCTTGCGAGAGTTTAAAAAAACACGTGTGGAATATTTCATGGAAGAAAAAACTAAATCTGTAACCTAG
- a CDS encoding chromosome segregation protein ScpA — translation MMSEEEKKQDPQTISEEPVNVLFNTSTIAKKDVWDIDIVGILELLLRILGKSGKKDLRVAGMAALSSSLIYRMKVESIFALHRAAMEKKTPHIRNDVDIPILGIPYRHEPTYPVTLDELLGLLQNLIGSMANPRERRIKFDPVQEQPDFQEFFINIEKLMEKYEDLLMAKIRPIGSILLSEITVNLEPIDGVRCFFAALFMARDQKVVITQEAEDIRITLET, via the coding sequence ATGATGAGTGAAGAAGAGAAAAAACAAGATCCACAGACGATATCTGAAGAGCCTGTAAATGTACTCTTTAACACCTCGACGATTGCTAAAAAAGACGTTTGGGATATTGACATTGTGGGAATTTTAGAGTTACTGTTGCGAATATTGGGAAAATCTGGTAAAAAAGATCTACGTGTGGCTGGCATGGCTGCACTCTCGTCTTCGTTAATCTACCGAATGAAAGTAGAGAGCATATTTGCTCTACATAGAGCTGCAATGGAGAAAAAGACACCTCATATTAGAAATGATGTTGATATTCCAATTCTTGGAATACCATACAGGCATGAACCTACGTATCCAGTAACGCTTGATGAACTACTTGGACTATTACAAAACCTGATTGGATCAATGGCAAACCCACGAGAACGTCGCATAAAATTCGATCCAGTTCAAGAACAACCTGATTTTCAAGAGTTTTTTATCAATATAGAAAAATTGATGGAAAAATATGAAGATCTATTGATGGCAAAAATTCGTCCAATTGGAAGCATTTTGTTGAGTGAGATTACCGTAAACCTTGAACCAATCGATGGCGTGCGATGTTTTTTTGCAGCACTCTTTATGGCGCGAGATCAAAAGGTGGTGATTACACAAGAAGCAGAAGACATACGAATTACACTTGAAACATAG
- a CDS encoding DNA-binding protein, whose translation MQNCVDMSMHTIDQAKNMRNGINLEGEIVRKGETRTVSKKTGGTIDVCDAYLKDSTGEEIKITLWAEDIEKVSQGAQIKITNGYTSSFKGEISIGKGKFGEIQVLP comes from the coding sequence ATGCAAAATTGTGTCGATATGAGCATGCACACAATTGACCAAGCCAAAAACATGAGAAATGGCATCAACCTCGAAGGCGAAATCGTCCGCAAAGGCGAAACACGTACAGTCAGTAAAAAAACTGGCGGTACTATCGACGTTTGCGACGCATATTTGAAAGACAGCACAGGCGAAGAGATCAAGATCACTCTATGGGCAGAAGACATTGAAAAAGTTTCCCAAGGCGCACAGATCAAAATCACCAACGGTTATACGTCTTCCTTTAAGGGCGAAATCTCAATCGGTAAAGGCAAATTCGGAGAAATTCAAGTTCTTCCATAA
- a CDS encoding siroheme synthase/precorrin-2 oxidase (MET8) has translation MIVDLYLKGGLVIIVGTGAEGLKKINSLLTQDCEILVIGKTSNPIIEKHIKAKEIEFIKADLDDGKFLLKYKPVLVMATTNDRKLNCDIVKKARKIPGCMVYASDDPDFSDFSHPSVINIRNTVQVTVSTSGKSPAMAREIRMRAEKPLNALVTKEDIVQINLQHTARMAAKRSISNQTMRKKYLYAVMRDSEVIRLIKQDRIKMARNRAMDMLKEFE, from the coding sequence TTGATCGTTGATCTCTATCTTAAAGGAGGATTGGTAATCATAGTCGGGACAGGAGCCGAAGGATTGAAAAAAATAAACTCACTTTTAACACAAGACTGTGAAATTTTGGTAATTGGAAAAACATCAAATCCTATAATTGAGAAACATATCAAAGCAAAAGAGATTGAATTCATAAAAGCGGATCTAGATGATGGAAAATTTCTTTTAAAATACAAACCTGTTTTAGTAATGGCTACCACCAATGATAGAAAACTCAATTGTGATATTGTAAAAAAAGCAAGAAAAATTCCAGGTTGTATGGTATACGCCTCTGACGATCCTGATTTTAGTGATTTTTCTCACCCATCAGTCATAAACATCAGAAATACGGTACAAGTTACTGTATCTACTAGTGGTAAGAGTCCGGCTATGGCAAGAGAGATTAGAATGCGAGCTGAAAAACCCCTAAATGCGCTTGTCACAAAAGAAGATATTGTGCAGATAAATCTACAGCATACTGCTAGAATGGCAGCAAAGAGATCTATATCAAACCAAACCATGCGTAAAAAATACCTCTATGCAGTTATGCGTGATTCAGAGGTAATACGGCTTATAAAACAGGACAGGATAAAGATGGCACGTAATCGAGCCATGGATATGTTAAAGGAGTTTGAATAA
- a CDS encoding ribosomal RNA adenine methyltransferase, translated as MNQRQYTGRHFLRSSEIANLMVKAAEIRSKDNILEIGTGHCALTPLLGGKNVITYETDRQMYADAIVILKKYSNIKVICGDGFKSQEQFDVFVSSLPYSQSRRAIEWLMQRKFSRAVIMVQEEFAQKLFSYTGKQRKAISVLAYCGFDIERIAPVSKNNFYPIPAVESVILRIKQKRIVSLKIIQEVNKIFSYRRKTLSNIPKFDRFKSKARLDSLSCDEIIGALDGI; from the coding sequence ATGAATCAAAGACAATATACAGGAAGGCATTTTCTAAGATCTTCAGAGATTGCAAATCTAATGGTAAAAGCTGCAGAGATTAGATCCAAAGACAATATTTTGGAGATTGGTACTGGTCACTGTGCACTTACACCATTACTTGGAGGCAAAAATGTAATTACATATGAGACTGACCGGCAGATGTATGCGGATGCTATAGTCATTCTTAAAAAATACTCGAATATCAAAGTCATATGTGGAGATGGATTCAAATCACAAGAACAGTTTGATGTATTTGTATCAAGTTTACCTTATTCACAAAGTAGACGAGCCATAGAGTGGTTGATGCAACGGAAATTTTCTAGAGCTGTAATAATGGTACAAGAAGAATTTGCTCAAAAACTTTTTTCATATACTGGAAAACAAAGAAAAGCAATCTCTGTACTAGCTTATTGTGGATTTGACATAGAGAGAATAGCACCAGTATCAAAAAACAATTTTTATCCTATTCCAGCTGTTGAATCGGTTATACTACGTATAAAACAAAAACGCATCGTATCGCTTAAAATTATACAAGAGGTGAACAAAATATTCTCATATAGACGAAAAACACTCTCCAATATACCAAAATTTGATAGATTCAAGTCCAAGGCAAGATTAGATAGTTTGAGTTGCGATGAGATCATTGGAGCTCTAGATGGCATCTAA
- a CDS encoding isocitrate dehydrogenase, with amino-acid sequence MGKKAVVIKGDGIGPETVNSMLKVLSDCGFSSEIIELEAGSEQWDKNGRKDPTYIPDITMNALESSDACFKGPTTTIPSQNAPRSVAVTLRQKFELYSNIRPCKTFERLTPNRSLDCVCFREATEGLYSGEEVMTSPDSAIAIRKITRKGCKRFAQASAHWAEEHDMKKMVAITKRNILKMTDGIFLEEMQKAADTVPGLNLSEIYIDNMAQQMIVATEQFNGAVLASTNLFMDIISELASGLIGSIGLIYSANMGDKFAMFEAAHGSAPSLTGKNIANPTATILSSAWMAEYLGEKHVRDAIFDATWQIINEGKYVTSDIGGNATTTQMANAISDIACKHLKK; translated from the coding sequence ATGGGAAAAAAAGCCGTTGTAATAAAGGGAGATGGAATAGGCCCTGAAACTGTAAACTCTATGCTAAAGGTACTCTCTGACTGTGGTTTTTCTTCTGAGATAATAGAGCTCGAAGCTGGTTCTGAACAGTGGGATAAAAATGGCAGAAAAGATCCAACGTACATACCTGATATTACGATGAATGCTTTGGAATCTTCTGATGCTTGCTTCAAGGGTCCAACTACCACTATTCCATCTCAAAACGCTCCTCGTAGCGTGGCAGTAACTCTACGACAAAAGTTTGAGTTATACTCCAATATACGCCCATGCAAGACATTTGAACGTCTTACACCAAACCGTTCTCTTGATTGCGTATGTTTTCGTGAGGCAACTGAAGGGCTTTATTCTGGAGAAGAAGTGATGACTTCACCTGATTCTGCAATTGCCATACGAAAGATAACACGTAAAGGATGCAAAAGATTTGCACAGGCGTCGGCACATTGGGCTGAAGAGCATGATATGAAAAAAATGGTTGCAATAACAAAACGTAACATACTAAAGATGACCGATGGAATATTTTTAGAAGAGATGCAAAAAGCCGCAGACACGGTACCTGGATTGAATCTCTCAGAAATTTACATAGATAATATGGCACAGCAGATGATAGTGGCCACTGAACAATTTAACGGCGCAGTACTTGCAAGTACAAACCTCTTTATGGATATAATATCAGAGCTTGCATCTGGATTGATAGGCTCTATAGGATTGATATATTCAGCAAACATGGGAGACAAGTTTGCAATGTTTGAAGCAGCACATGGAAGTGCTCCATCTTTAACAGGAAAAAATATCGCAAATCCCACCGCAACTATACTCTCTAGTGCATGGATGGCCGAATATCTTGGAGAAAAACATGTGCGTGATGCTATATTTGATGCTACATGGCAAATAATTAATGAAGGAAAATACGTTACATCGGATATTGGTGGAAATGCCACCACAACTCAGATGGCTAATGCAATATCAGATATTGCGTGCAAACATTTGAAAAAATAA
- a CDS encoding DNA repair and recombination protein RadA — translation MTEDIRIDSLEGVGPVTTKKLSGAGVHSVMDLVVRGPVEIADITGMEKDTADKIVNKAREHLEAEGILKKSFESATEIYKRRQDIGKITTGTDCLDSLLDGGIETQALTEVYGEYGCGKTQFCHSLCVQVQRSKEEGGLEGNVLYIDTENTFRPERIVSIANANGMDPEKVLDNIIVARAYNSAHQTLILEEAGPVIKENNVKLLVADSAVGLFRAEYLGRGTLSARQQKLNHFVHMFSRIAETYNCAAVATNQVMASPDVFFGDPTRPIGGNVVAHTSTYRIYFKKSGKKRIARMVDSPHHPEEEVIFALGEAGVIDIDSEGVKKTKKTATPKKTTVKKTDTKKTDLESETESTDTSNQKDKDSDTSTVKDTIPDDTKTKE, via the coding sequence ATGACAGAAGACATAAGAATAGACAGTCTCGAAGGCGTAGGTCCTGTAACTACCAAAAAGCTTAGTGGTGCAGGAGTTCACAGCGTTATGGATCTAGTTGTTCGTGGTCCAGTAGAAATTGCAGATATAACAGGCATGGAAAAAGACACAGCCGACAAAATTGTAAACAAGGCACGCGAACATCTTGAAGCTGAAGGCATTCTCAAAAAAAGCTTTGAAAGTGCTACAGAGATATACAAAAGAAGACAAGATATAGGTAAAATTACAACTGGAACTGATTGCCTCGACTCACTCCTTGACGGTGGAATTGAAACGCAAGCACTTACAGAAGTATATGGTGAATATGGATGTGGTAAAACGCAATTTTGCCATAGTTTGTGTGTCCAAGTACAAAGATCAAAAGAGGAAGGCGGTTTGGAAGGTAATGTGTTATACATCGACACAGAAAATACTTTTAGACCAGAAAGAATCGTATCTATTGCAAATGCAAATGGAATGGATCCCGAAAAAGTTTTAGACAACATTATTGTTGCAAGAGCTTACAACAGTGCACATCAAACACTCATTCTAGAAGAAGCAGGTCCTGTAATAAAAGAAAATAATGTTAAACTCCTAGTTGCAGATTCTGCAGTAGGGCTCTTTAGAGCAGAATATCTTGGAAGAGGAACACTCTCAGCTAGACAACAGAAATTAAACCACTTTGTACATATGTTCTCAAGAATAGCTGAAACATACAACTGTGCAGCAGTTGCAACAAACCAAGTAATGGCATCTCCAGACGTTTTCTTTGGAGATCCTACAAGACCTATAGGAGGAAACGTTGTTGCGCATACAAGTACATATCGGATTTATTTTAAAAAATCCGGTAAGAAACGAATTGCACGCATGGTAGACAGTCCACACCATCCTGAAGAAGAAGTCATCTTTGCACTAGGTGAAGCTGGTGTAATAGATATAGATTCGGAAGGAGTAAAAAAGACGAAAAAGACAGCTACGCCAAAAAAAACTACAGTCAAAAAAACTGATACAAAAAAGACAGATTTAGAATCTGAGACCGAGTCAACAGACACATCAAATCAAAAAGACAAAGATTCAGACACTAGCACTGTAAAAGATACCATACCAGACGATACTAAAACAAAAGAATAG
- a CDS encoding methylase, protein MASKNKPYLPAEDTYFLEDGIRGESGLLALEIGTGPGYITRVLERTFETVVGTDINLEVLRGRSGKLVCCDGAGALRNNFEVIVCNMPYLATDEIDDIATDGGPEGVVIPSRIIHSAIPRLAKGGRFYFVTSSLSNYTILLKEVQKCGAKAEIIFRKKLFFEELLLVCCTV, encoded by the coding sequence ATGGCATCTAAAAACAAACCATATCTTCCTGCCGAGGATACATATTTTCTAGAGGATGGAATACGCGGTGAATCGGGTCTACTAGCTCTAGAGATTGGTACAGGTCCTGGATACATAACACGAGTTCTTGAACGAACATTTGAGACAGTAGTTGGAACTGACATAAATTTGGAGGTCTTGCGTGGTAGGAGTGGAAAACTTGTCTGTTGTGACGGAGCCGGGGCTCTAAGAAATAATTTTGAAGTAATCGTATGTAATATGCCATATCTTGCAACAGATGAAATAGACGATATAGCAACGGACGGTGGGCCAGAAGGCGTGGTGATTCCATCTAGGATAATACATTCGGCCATACCGCGCCTTGCAAAAGGAGGCAGATTTTATTTTGTTACATCATCGCTCTCAAACTATACAATATTACTTAAAGAAGTCCAAAAATGTGGTGCCAAGGCGGAGATTATTTTTAGAAAAAAACTTTTTTTTGAAGAACTCTTGCTCGTATGCTGTACAGTTTAG
- a CDS encoding metallophosphoesterase, whose amino-acid sequence MRADLLTRVEHLLIDMIIVHLSDIHVGSQFQPDVFDVLLEEVNKIKPDAIIITGDLTNEGLIKEFEECKRLISRFKTKKLITMSGNHDYRNTGYLLFKKYFPFDHVNEIGRDVVVVTVGTARPDRNDGEIGYRQALWLEKIMKKYKNRVKIVAMHHHLIGIPNTGSDRATVTDAGDALRTILNTDVNAVLCGHKHRPWLWQFGGLSIVNAGTATSERVRGLFVNSYNIISIVDKKISVDLKIVGGKRTPMSDIISKYSRFGDDDSFINS is encoded by the coding sequence GTGCGGGCGGATTTATTAACTCGTGTAGAACATCTACTAATTGATATGATCATAGTTCATCTCTCAGACATACATGTTGGTTCACAGTTTCAACCAGATGTATTTGACGTTTTGTTAGAAGAAGTGAACAAAATAAAACCTGACGCCATCATCATAACAGGGGATCTAACAAACGAAGGTCTAATAAAAGAATTTGAAGAATGCAAAAGATTGATTTCAAGATTTAAAACCAAAAAATTAATCACAATGAGTGGTAATCACGATTACAGAAATACTGGATATTTATTGTTCAAAAAATATTTTCCCTTTGATCATGTAAATGAGATTGGTAGAGATGTGGTTGTTGTAACTGTTGGCACTGCAAGACCAGATAGGAATGATGGGGAGATTGGGTATCGACAAGCTCTTTGGCTTGAAAAAATTATGAAAAAATATAAAAACCGTGTAAAGATTGTCGCAATGCATCATCATCTAATCGGAATACCAAATACTGGATCAGATAGAGCTACTGTAACTGATGCAGGCGACGCATTGCGGACAATACTAAACACAGATGTAAATGCAGTACTCTGTGGACACAAACATAGACCATGGCTATGGCAATTTGGAGGGCTCTCCATAGTAAATGCTGGAACTGCAACATCTGAACGCGTTAGAGGACTGTTTGTAAACTCTTACAACATAATTAGTATAGTAGACAAAAAGATAAGCGTAGATCTCAAGATTGTTGGTGGTAAACGTACCCCCATGTCAGATATTATATCAAAATATTCGCGCTTTGGTGATGACGATTCCTTTATAAATTCATGA